CTACGACCTGCCGGCCGAGCAGGTCCCGATCGGCATCGCGGCCTCCGGCGGGCAGTCGGCCGCGATCGCGGCGGAGTACGGCGACGTGCTGGTGATCAACGAGCCCATGCCCGAGGTGGTCCAGCAGTTCAACGCCGCCGGCGGCGCCGGCAAGCCGGTCTACGGCCAGCTGCCCATCGCCTACGACACCGACGCCGCGGCCGCCAGGGAGCGCGCCCACCGGCTGTGGCGGTGGGCGGGCGTGGGCGGCTGGAAGGTCATGGCGGAGCTGCCAGGACCGGTGAACTTCGCGGCCGCCTCCGGCACGGTCCGGCCCGAGGACGTGGCCGAGAGCGTGCCGTGCGGGGACGACGTGGACGCCGTCGTGCAGGCGGTGCGGAAGTTCGCCGACGCCGGGTACACGCATGTCGCGCTGGTGCAGATCGGCGCCGACCAGCAGCGGCCGTTCTTCGACTGGGCCCAGAAGTCGCTCCTTCCCGCACTCGACGAGCTCTAGGAGCGACGCAGTTCTGCGCAGGCCTACTGGTCGGGTCGCGGCTGAGCGCTGATCCCCCGCTCGAGAGCCGGGCGGGGTGACCATGGCGATATGCGGGTATCCGGGGTGCGATGCGGCTTATGATCACCTTCAGCGCCCCCGCACGAGAGGACCCTGTGGCCGACATGTCAGACGAGTGGAACAGCGCGATCGACACGAGCAGGCCGAGCATCGCCAGGGCCTACGACGTCGTCCTGAACGGCAAGGACAACTTCGAGGTCGACCGCAGGTTCGTCGCCGAGATCGTGAAGGTCGTCCCCGAGATCTACGACGTGGCGGCCTACAACAGGCAGATCCTTGGCCGCGCCGTGCGGTTCCTGGTCGACCAGGGCATTGACCAGTTCATCGACCTCGGCTCCGGGCTGCCGACGGTGGAGAACACGCACCAGGTCGCGCAGCGGGCGAACCCCGACTCGCGGGTCGTCTACGTGGACAACGACCCGATGGTGCTGGCCCACGGCCGGGCGCTGCTGGCCGAGAACGACCGGACCGCGGTCGTCACCTCCGACCTGCGCGACCCGACGGCGATCCTGGGCGACGCGGACGTCAAGCGGCTCATCGATTTCGACCGGCCGGTCGGCGTGATGCTGGTCGGCATCCTGCACCACCTCCACGACGACGAGGACCCCCGCGGCATCGTCGAGGCCTACATGGCCGCGGTCCCGTCGGGCAGCTACCTGTTCATCACGCACTTCTGCGACTCGAGCCAGGACTCCCGCGACGCCGAGAAGAAGTTCCTCGCGCTGCTCGGCACCGGCCGGTTCCGCACCGTCGCCGAGATCACCGCCTTCTTCGACGGGTTCGAGCTGGTCGAGCCCGGCGTCGTGCCGCTGCCCCAGTGGCGTCCCGACGAGGCCGTCCCCGCGGAGCTGACCGTGGGCCAGCGCCTCATGTACGGCGGCGTCGCCCGCAAGCCGTAAGGGCCGCGGCTGGTCAGCGGGCCGGGTCAGCCGCCCACGGTCACCTCGATGACCGTGGGCCCGTCCGCGTCGAGTGCCCGCTTGACCGCGCCGGGCAGCTCGGACAGGTCGGCCGGCCGCTCGCCGCGCCCGCCGAAGGCGCGGCCGAGCGCGGCGAAGTCGACACCGTCGATGTCCACGGCCACCGGGGGGATGTCCCTGGCCACCATCTCCTCGCGGATCTCCGCGTAGCCGTGGTTGTTCATGACGATGACGGGCAGGGTCAGCCGCAGCTCGGCCGCCACGGCCAGCTCCTGCACGCTGAACAGCGTGCCCCCGTCTCCGGCCAGCGCGATCACGGTCCGGTCCGGGGCCGCCAGCTTGGCGCCGATCGCGGCCGGTACGGCGTAGCCGAGCGTGGCGTACCCGGTCGGGTAGACGAACCGGCGCGGCCCGTCCATCGGCCAGAACGGCACGGTCCCGAGGTACGACACCTGGGCGCTGTCGCCCGCGACGATCGTGTCGGCCGGCAGGCAGTCGCGCAGGACGTCCTGCACCGGCCGCCAGGCGGCGCCCACGGACATCGCCGCCTCCGCCGCCGCGTCCCTGAGGCGCGCGGCGCGCGCCCGTCCTTCGGCAGCGGGGGCGTGTCCGCGCAGGGCGTCGGCCAGCGCGCCGAGCACCGTGGCGGCATCGCCGTGGATCGCGATGCGGGCGGGCACGTTCTTGTGCAGCTGGCGCAGGTCCACGTCGACCCTGATGACGGTGCCGCGCGGGTGGAGCCGCACGCCCCAGAGGTCCGAGTCGGCCAGCTCGCTGCCCGCCACGAGCAGTACGTCGGCCGCCTCGATCGCCTCCTGGACCGGGCCGAGGCCGACGCTCGCGCCCAGCGAGAGGGGGTGGCTCTCCGGCACCACGCCCTTCGCGCTCACGCTGGTGGCCACCGGCGCGCCGAGCAGCTCCGCCAGACGTGCCGCGGGGGCGGCGGCGTCGATCGCGCCGCCGCCGAGGACGATCAGCGGCGCGGTGGCCCCGCGCAGCGCGTCGAGGGCGGCGGAGAGCGCGGTGCCGGAGGGAACGAGCGTCGCGGAGGTCAGCGGGCCGGGAGCCTGGCCGTCCCACGGCGACTCCAGCACGTCGAGCGGCAGCTCCAGGTGGACGGGGCGGGTGCGCTCCACCCGCCAGCGCGCGAACGTCTCGTGGATCACCGCGGCGGCCTGCGCGGGCGAGGAGACGCGCACGCTGCGGTCGTACAGCGCGTCCATGGCGGCCCGCTGGTCCTTGACCTCGTGCAGCCAGCCCACGTCGGCGCGGTCCTGACCCAGCGGCGGCCCTGGCGAGATCACCAGCAGCGGCACCGAATCGGCGTAGGCGGTGGCCGCCGCGGTGGCGATGTTGGTGAGTCCTGGACCGCTCGTCGTGACGCAAACGCCCGGACGGCCGCTGACCCTGGCGTAGGCGTCGGCGGCGTACCCGCCGCCCTGCTCGTGCCTGGGGGCGACGTGGCGGATGTCCGAGCTCGCCAGCTGCCGGTACAGCTCCAGGTTGTGGGTGCCGGGGATGCCGAAGACGGTCTCGACACCGTTGTCGCGCAGCGCGCCCACCACGGCTGCGGCACCGGTCAATGATGATTCGGTTGCCATAGTGCCGCCGAGCCTACGTTTCGCCCGTTACCTTTGTCTACGTGGATCTGGATCGCACCGACCTTGAGATCGTCCGCCATCTGCAGGCCGACGGACGGATGACCTTCGAGACGATCGCGCAGCGCGTGGGCCTGTCCCGGCCCGCCACGCGCACCCGCGCGCAACGCCTGCTCACTTCGGGGGCGGTGCGGATCGTCGCCATCGTGCACCCCGCGGTCAAGGGGCTGACCGCCATCGCGCACGCCTCCATCAGAGTGGACGGCCCCGCCCGTCCCGTGGCCCAGTCGATCGCCGAGCTGGCCGAGGCCCCCTTCGTCACGCTGACCGTCGGCGGTCACGCGGTCGTGGCCGAGGTGCGCGCTCCCGACTTCGGCGCGCTCGCCACCTCCATCGAGCGGCTGCGCAGCATGCCGGGGGTGCGCGGGGTCGACACGCTGGTCTACACCCGGGTGCTCAAGGACTCGACGGCGCTGTCCGAGCCGCGCGGCGATCTGCAGATGGACGAGATCGACCACCGGATCCTGGCGGAGCTCCAGGCCGACGGCCGCATCGCCTTCGCCGACCTGGGCGAGCGGGTGGGGCTGTCCCCCGGGGCGGCGAGGGTGCGGGCGCTGCGGCTGCTCGAGGCGGGGGTGGCCAGGGTGGTCGCGCTGGTGCGTCCAGACGTGCTGGGCATGGGGCAGCTCTGCGGGTTCGCGCTGACCGTCGAGGGGGACGCCGCGCCGCTGGTCGAGCAGCTGTCCTCGTGGGAGCGCGTGTCCTACCTGGCCGCCTGCATGGGCAGGGCCGACCTGGTCGGCACCGTGGCGGGCGAGTCGCTGCCGGACGTCATCACGCTGCTGGAGCGGGTGCGCGCGATGAAGGGCGTGCGGGAGCTGACCTCCTGGGTCCACGCCGAGCTCGTCAAGGAGCGCTACTGACGATTCGTTTGCCAGACGGCGGCTTGACAAACGAGTCGTCTGTTGCGCATGCTCCCCTCAATCGAAAGAGCTCGAGGGGAGAAGGTGCGCATGGACACCCTGCTGGTCGCCGGGGCAACGGTGATCACGCCGGACGGGCACGCGGAGGCGCTTGCCGTACGAGGCGGGCGGATCGAGCACGTGGGGACCGTCGCCGAGTGCCGCGCGGCGCTCGGCCGGGTGGACGAGGAGCTCGCCCTGGACGGCGGGGTCGTGCACCCCGGCTTCGTGGACGCGCACTGCCACCCCGTCATGTACGGCCAGGCGCTGGCCTGGGTCGACTGCCGGCCCGAGGTCGCCCCCGACCTCGACACGCTCGTGTCGCTCCTGGCGGAGACGGCCAGGAGGCTGCCGCCCGGCACGCCGGTGCGCGGGTTCGGCTACGAGCACCGGCGCCTGGCCGAGCGGCGCCACCCGACCGCCCACGACCTCGACAGGGTCGCCAGCGATCGGGAGGTGTACCTGATGAACGCCTCCGGTCACGGCGGCGTCGTCAACACCCACGCGCTGCGGCAGTACGGCATCACCGCGGGCACGCCCGACCCCGTGGGCGGGCGGATCGGCCGCTTCGACGGCGGCGAGCCCAACGGCGAGCTGTGGGACGCCGCCTGTGATCTGCTCACCGGCCCGGACGGCGTCAAGATCAGCAACCACGGGCCCAACTTCCACCTGTCCGAACCCGCCGACATCATGATCGAGCACGTCCGGCGGGCCCAGGAGGTGTTCCTGGCGGCGGGGGTGACCAGCGTCGGCGACGCCCAGGTGTCACGGCGCGAGCTGGAGACCTACCTGCGGGCCAGGGACGCCGGCGCCCTGCGGCTGCGCGTCTCGGCCTACGTCACCTCGGCCCTGCTCGACACCGCCGCAGACCTCGGGCTGGCCGGCGAGCTGGGCGACGACCGGCTGCGGATCGCCGGAGTCAAGTTCTACGCCGACGGCACGCTGGGCGGGTGGACCGCCTACTTCCCCGACGGCTACGCCGCCGACTGCTGCCACCACGGGCAGCTCTACCACACGCCCGAGGAGTACACCGAGCTGATCGGCCGCGCGCACCGGCTCGGCCTGCAGACCGCCACGCACGCGCAGTCGCCGTACGCCATCGGCATGGTGCTCGACGCGGTGGAGAAGGCAGGCCCGCCGTACGGCATGCGGCACCGGATCGAGCACTCGGGGCTGCCCACCGACGAGCAGATCGGCCGCATGGCCGAACTCGGCGTAATCCCCGTCATGCAGCCCCAGCACCACCTGCGCACCGGCGACGGCACGATCACCGCGGTCGGCGAGCTCGGACACCGCTACAACCCGGCGGGGCTCTGCGCCGCGGCGGGCGTCCCCGTCGTCTTCAGCTCGGATGCGCCGGTCGCCCAGCCCGACCCGCTGGAGGCGGTCGCCGCGGCCGCCACCCGCACGACCGTCCTCGGCACCGTGCTCGGCGGCCCCGAGCTGCGGCTGACAGTACCCGACGGGCTTCGCGCGCACTCGATCGCGGCGGCGCGGGCGCTGCGCCGCGAGCACGCGGTGGGCTCGCTCGAGCCGGGCAAGCTCGCCGACTTCGCCGTCATGGACGGCGACCCCACCACGGCCCAGCCGGCGGAGCTGAGCGCGATCCGGGTCACGCAGACCTGGATCGGCGGCCGCATGGCCTGGTCGGCCTGACCCACATCCCGCCCGGAGGAACCCCCCATGACCAACAAGAACAGGTCGGCACTGGCGGCGCTGGTCGGCACCTCGATCGAGTGGTACGACTTCTACGCCTTCGCCACGGCCGCCGCGATCGTCTTCAACCAGGTCTTCTTCCCCCCGGACATGTCGCCGTTCGTCAGGACCGTGGCCTCGTTCGGCACGTTCGCGGTCGGCTTCCTGCTCAGGCCGCTCGGCGGGATCATCTTCGGCCACATCGGCGACCGCATCGGCCGGAAGAACACACTGGTCACCACGCTGCTCATGATGGGCGTCGCCTCGTTCGCGATCGGGCTGCTGCCCACGTACGCGCAGATCGGCGCCTGGGCGCCGCTGATGCTGGTGGCGCTCAGGCTGGTGCAGGGCATCGCGTTGGGCGGCGAGTGGGGCGGGGCCGTGCTGGTCGCCGTGGAGAACGCGCCGCCGGGGCGCCGCGCGTTCTTCGGCTCATTCGCCCAGCTCGGCTCCTCCGTCGGGGCCCTGCTGTCCACGGGGGCGTTCAGCCTGATGAGCTCCTTCGGCGACGAGGCGTTCGTCTCGTGGGGGTGGCGCGTGCCGTTCCTGCTGTCGGCCGTCCTCGTGGTCATCGGCCTGGTGATCAGGCTGAAGCTCGAGGAGGCGCCCGCGATGAAGCAGGTGCGCGCGGAGCGGGCCGTCGCCGACACGCTGCCCGTGCGCGAGGTGCTGCAGAAGTCGTGGCGCACCGTCCTGCTCGGCGTCTTCGCCCTGGCCACCGCCACCGGCGGCTACTACATCACCACCACCTTCCTGCTCACCTACGGCACGGGCACGCACGGTCTCTCCGAGGCCATGCTGCTCAACGGCCTGTCGCTGGCCGCCTTCCTCGAACTGCTGGTCACGCCCGTGCTGTCGTTCTACGCCGACAAGGTCGGACCGCACCGCATGGTCATCGCCGGGCTGATCGGCGTGGTCGTGCTGTCGATCCCGCAGTTCCTGGTGCTCGGGACCGGCAGCGTCGCCCTCATCTACCTGGCGTTGCTGGCCATGCGCTTCGCGATGTCCGCGCTGTACGGGCCGGTCGCGACCGTCCTGGCCGAGGGCTTCGCCGCGCGGGTCCGCTACACCGGGATCTCGCTGTCGTACCAGGTCTCGACCATGGTCTTCGGCGGGCTCTCCCCCATCGTGGCGGCGACGCTGGCGGTGTGGGCGGGCGGGAGCTTCTGGCCGGTCGCCGGGCTGCTGATGGCCATCTCGCTGATCGGCGTGTACTGCACGGCCCGCCTCAAGCACCACGAGGCGCTGGTCGCCTCCTCGGGGCGGGTCGAGATCTGATCGTTTCCTCCGTCTCGGCCGTTTCCCGGAGCGGGGCGGGCCCTCGTCGCTAGGCTTCACCGCCTGTAACGAAAGGCAGTAAACGCGACAAGAGGGAAGAGATACAACGGTATGTGGATCGCATTAGGCGTGGTCGCCGCGCTGGTCATCGGCGTCGTCCTGTGGTGGAGGTTCCGCGACCCGCTCAGGGGCGAGGACTTCTACAAGTTCCACGTGGAGCGCAGGTGGGCCTGGGAGCTGATTCTCTCGGAGGAGCAGGAGCAGGCCTTCATGGCCGGGCTCGAGGCCTACGACGACGAGAGGACCGTGTTCCCGCACCGGGACGCAGGGGTGCTGCACGTCTACGACCCGTCGATGCTCGTCTCGCTGTTCCTGCTCGCCGAGCGGTTCGCCGCGCTGGGCCCGGCGGCGCTCTCCGATCCGGCGGGCGCCGTACGGCATCTGCTTGACCAGGCGGCGCAGGCGGAGACGGGAGGGGTGCTGCACCTCGACGACGACTGGATGGGCGAGCCGGTCGACGGCATGGACAAGTACGACTTCACCCGCGAGATGGGGATGGCGACGCACGCGCAGGGCGTCGACGGCGGCGTCGGCGGCTACGGGGACGAGGACTCCGGCTACGGCATGCTCACCGTGCTCACGGAGATGCCGCAGCACGTGCGGAGGATGTACGACGAGGCGCACAGCCACGCCTCTCCCGGTGAGATCCGCAACCGCCTCGACGTCTACAAGGCGGTCATCGAGGAGCCCGAGCCCGAGTTCGTCGCCGGGCTCGATCGCGCCGACGGCGAGCAGAGCCGCTTCACGAACACGCTGATGTACGACTACGGTCGCGTGCTCGCGGCCTACCGGATGATCCGCCCGCACCTGCCGCACGCCCAGCCGGTGGACGTCATGTCCGCCGCCCTGGCGCGCATGCTCGCCGACGGGCGGCCCGGCATCACCTGGAGCCGGCCGCCGTCGCCCGAGCAGCACGAGCGCGCCATGCAGCTGATCTCGACCAGGGGCTGACCGTGCGGCCGGAGCCTCAGCGCCGGCGCCGGGCGAACCTGCCCGTGAACACCCGGACGCTCCCTGTCCCGCCGGCCAGGTCGGCCGCCCAGCCCACCGCCGTCGCCCGTGAGGGTTCCGGGGCGCGGTAGGCCCGGTCGGCCGACCACCACCACGTCTTCTCCCTGGGCGGCTCGCCGGCCAGCCCGGCCGCCGCCAGCCCCGCCGGATGATCGGCCTGCTGCCAGAGCTCCTCCCACTGCCCGTGGCGCAGGCGCAGGTAGAGCAGGCCCTTCAGCTCGCTGATCATCCCGATGTCCCGTACGGCGGCGCCGGACAGATCCAGCCCGTACAGCCGCGGACAGGACAGCAGCGGCGTCAGGTCCACGGGGCGCTCGGTGCGCAGCGTCAGCAGCCGCAGCGTGGGGTGGCCCTTCAGCGGCGCCAGGTCGATCGCGTCCATCGCCAGGTCGAGCAGTTCGACCGGCGCGTCGTGCAGCGGCGTCAGGTCCGCCCCCGGGCAGTTCTCCACCGCCACCTGCCACAGCACCGGCGCCCCGCGCACCGGCCCGAAGTCGACCCAGGGGGCGTTGCGCACCTTCAGGCGCTGGATCCGCGCGTGCATGCCCCGAATGGTGGCCGCGTCAGGACCGGCGACCGTCAGCGAGCGGGACTCCTCGTAGACGTCCCGGTTCGGCTCCGCCATGTCGCCGAGGTCGATCCACAGTTCGCCGTGCTCGACCCGGTAGGCCCCCGCCTCCAGGGCGGCGACGTGCCGCCGCAGCAGACTGGTCACCGAGTCGGCCACGTAGACCGGGCCGTCGTCGTGGTGCAGGCCCATGCGGATGACCTGGCCCGGCCGTCCGCCCGGGCCCGGCGCCATGTCCACCGCCAGGAAGTCACCGCCGGTGCTGGTGGCGAACGGGATCCAGCGCGGGTGGTCCGACACCCGCCGCAGCGCCGACTCCGGGCCCACGGTGGTGATGAGCGGCCGGAGCAGGTGCCGGCGCCAGCTCCGGTCCAAGGCCCACCAGCGGTTCTCCGGACGACACTGGCTCTCCAGCAGTTCGAGGCCGAACCAGGGGTGCCGGTCCAGGAGGCCCTCGCCGCCGTCGCCGTCGACGAGGGCGTAGAGGGCGCGCAGGTCGTCGGGGAGCGCCGCGCCGTACCGGCCTCTGAGCTGGGCCTCGAGCCAGGTGCGGCGCGCTTCGGGTATCGCGGGCGGCAGCGCGTACTTGTCGCTGCCCGGACCGCCCAGGATCCGGTCGCGCTCGCGCAGGTACGCGCCGAGCAGGGCGACGGCCTCCCGCGGATCTCCCGCCGGCGTGGCGTCCGCCGGGCTCTGCTGGAACTCGGCGGGCTCGGGCGGCAGCGCGTCACGATCGAGCACGTACAGGAAGCCGTGCTCGTCATGGTCCATGCGCTCCAGCGACTCGCTGATCACCGCCTCGAACCGGCCCCTGGCGGTGACGGTCAGCTCGATGGTGAGGTGGCCGCCCGTCGCCCCCGAGAGCGGATACAGGGCGCTCAGCTCGGGATGCAGGTCGATGTCGGTGGCGCCGTCCTGGTCGACGTCCCTGGGCTCGAAGGCGAAGCCGCGGTGGCCGGAGCCGTCCGGCCCGGTCGCGAACCCCCGCACCTCGGCCCGCCGCCAGGTCGCCGGCGCCCCGGCCGCGATCTTCTCGGCCATCGTACGGAGCACATCGGTGATCTGGGACTCGCGATCGTCGGACACCCGCCCCTTTGTAACACGGCGCGCGCCGATACGCGATCACGCGCGTCCCGCGGCGGACCGGTCAGGCCCCTTCCAGGACGCGCTCGAACAGGACCAGTTCCGTGCCGGGGCCGTCGTAGCCGGGCACGGGGGCGCCGACGGCGAACCCCATCCGGCGGTGGAAGGCGA
This window of the Nonomuraea africana genome carries:
- a CDS encoding SAM-dependent methyltransferase, producing MSDEWNSAIDTSRPSIARAYDVVLNGKDNFEVDRRFVAEIVKVVPEIYDVAAYNRQILGRAVRFLVDQGIDQFIDLGSGLPTVENTHQVAQRANPDSRVVYVDNDPMVLAHGRALLAENDRTAVVTSDLRDPTAILGDADVKRLIDFDRPVGVMLVGILHHLHDDEDPRGIVEAYMAAVPSGSYLFITHFCDSSQDSRDAEKKFLALLGTGRFRTVAEITAFFDGFELVEPGVVPLPQWRPDEAVPAELTVGQRLMYGGVARKP
- a CDS encoding Lrp/AsnC family transcriptional regulator, with product MDLDRTDLEIVRHLQADGRMTFETIAQRVGLSRPATRTRAQRLLTSGAVRIVAIVHPAVKGLTAIAHASIRVDGPARPVAQSIAELAEAPFVTLTVGGHAVVAEVRAPDFGALATSIERLRSMPGVRGVDTLVYTRVLKDSTALSEPRGDLQMDEIDHRILAELQADGRIAFADLGERVGLSPGAARVRALRLLEAGVARVVALVRPDVLGMGQLCGFALTVEGDAAPLVEQLSSWERVSYLAACMGRADLVGTVAGESLPDVITLLERVRAMKGVRELTSWVHAELVKERY
- a CDS encoding amidohydrolase, whose product is MDTLLVAGATVITPDGHAEALAVRGGRIEHVGTVAECRAALGRVDEELALDGGVVHPGFVDAHCHPVMYGQALAWVDCRPEVAPDLDTLVSLLAETARRLPPGTPVRGFGYEHRRLAERRHPTAHDLDRVASDREVYLMNASGHGGVVNTHALRQYGITAGTPDPVGGRIGRFDGGEPNGELWDAACDLLTGPDGVKISNHGPNFHLSEPADIMIEHVRRAQEVFLAAGVTSVGDAQVSRRELETYLRARDAGALRLRVSAYVTSALLDTAADLGLAGELGDDRLRIAGVKFYADGTLGGWTAYFPDGYAADCCHHGQLYHTPEEYTELIGRAHRLGLQTATHAQSPYAIGMVLDAVEKAGPPYGMRHRIEHSGLPTDEQIGRMAELGVIPVMQPQHHLRTGDGTITAVGELGHRYNPAGLCAAAGVPVVFSSDAPVAQPDPLEAVAAAATRTTVLGTVLGGPELRLTVPDGLRAHSIAAARALRREHAVGSLEPGKLADFAVMDGDPTTAQPAELSAIRVTQTWIGGRMAWSA
- a CDS encoding 5-guanidino-2-oxopentanoate decarboxylase; this translates as MATESSLTGAAAVVGALRDNGVETVFGIPGTHNLELYRQLASSDIRHVAPRHEQGGGYAADAYARVSGRPGVCVTTSGPGLTNIATAAATAYADSVPLLVISPGPPLGQDRADVGWLHEVKDQRAAMDALYDRSVRVSSPAQAAAVIHETFARWRVERTRPVHLELPLDVLESPWDGQAPGPLTSATLVPSGTALSAALDALRGATAPLIVLGGGAIDAAAPAARLAELLGAPVATSVSAKGVVPESHPLSLGASVGLGPVQEAIEAADVLLVAGSELADSDLWGVRLHPRGTVIRVDVDLRQLHKNVPARIAIHGDAATVLGALADALRGHAPAAEGRARAARLRDAAAEAAMSVGAAWRPVQDVLRDCLPADTIVAGDSAQVSYLGTVPFWPMDGPRRFVYPTGYATLGYAVPAAIGAKLAAPDRTVIALAGDGGTLFSVQELAVAAELRLTLPVIVMNNHGYAEIREEMVARDIPPVAVDIDGVDFAALGRAFGGRGERPADLSELPGAVKRALDADGPTVIEVTVGG
- a CDS encoding SMI1/KNR4 family protein gives rise to the protein MSDDRESQITDVLRTMAEKIAAGAPATWRRAEVRGFATGPDGSGHRGFAFEPRDVDQDGATDIDLHPELSALYPLSGATGGHLTIELTVTARGRFEAVISESLERMDHDEHGFLYVLDRDALPPEPAEFQQSPADATPAGDPREAVALLGAYLRERDRILGGPGSDKYALPPAIPEARRTWLEAQLRGRYGAALPDDLRALYALVDGDGGEGLLDRHPWFGLELLESQCRPENRWWALDRSWRRHLLRPLITTVGPESALRRVSDHPRWIPFATSTGGDFLAVDMAPGPGGRPGQVIRMGLHHDDGPVYVADSVTSLLRRHVAALEAGAYRVEHGELWIDLGDMAEPNRDVYEESRSLTVAGPDAATIRGMHARIQRLKVRNAPWVDFGPVRGAPVLWQVAVENCPGADLTPLHDAPVELLDLAMDAIDLAPLKGHPTLRLLTLRTERPVDLTPLLSCPRLYGLDLSGAAVRDIGMISELKGLLYLRLRHGQWEELWQQADHPAGLAAAGLAGEPPREKTWWWSADRAYRAPEPSRATAVGWAADLAGGTGSVRVFTGRFARRRR
- a CDS encoding MFS transporter, whose product is MTNKNRSALAALVGTSIEWYDFYAFATAAAIVFNQVFFPPDMSPFVRTVASFGTFAVGFLLRPLGGIIFGHIGDRIGRKNTLVTTLLMMGVASFAIGLLPTYAQIGAWAPLMLVALRLVQGIALGGEWGGAVLVAVENAPPGRRAFFGSFAQLGSSVGALLSTGAFSLMSSFGDEAFVSWGWRVPFLLSAVLVVIGLVIRLKLEEAPAMKQVRAERAVADTLPVREVLQKSWRTVLLGVFALATATGGYYITTTFLLTYGTGTHGLSEAMLLNGLSLAAFLELLVTPVLSFYADKVGPHRMVIAGLIGVVVLSIPQFLVLGTGSVALIYLALLAMRFAMSALYGPVATVLAEGFAARVRYTGISLSYQVSTMVFGGLSPIVAATLAVWAGGSFWPVAGLLMAISLIGVYCTARLKHHEALVASSGRVEI
- a CDS encoding TIGR03557 family F420-dependent LLM class oxidoreductase, translated to MVHIGYTLMSEQTPARQLVDYAAAAEQVGFDFAVISDHYFPWIEEMGHSPYAWSVLGAVAQVTERLPLMTYVTCPIMRYHPAVVAQKAATMGVLSEGRFTLGLGSGENLNEHVIGEGWPPANTRHRMFREAIQIIKELFQGDYVTFDGEYYNVDSAKLYDLPAEQVPIGIAASGGQSAAIAAEYGDVLVINEPMPEVVQQFNAAGGAGKPVYGQLPIAYDTDAAAARERAHRLWRWAGVGGWKVMAELPGPVNFAAASGTVRPEDVAESVPCGDDVDAVVQAVRKFADAGYTHVALVQIGADQQRPFFDWAQKSLLPALDEL